In Streptomyces sp. NBC_00341, the DNA window GCCGACGTCGGGCTCGGCTACCTCAGCCTGGGCCAGCCGCTCACCACCCTGTCCGGCGGTGAGCGGCAACGGCTCAAGCTGGCTACGCACATGGGCGAGAAGGGCGGAATCTACGTCCTCGACGAACCGACCACCGGCCTTCACCTCGCAGACGTCGAGCAGCTGCTCGGCCTGCTCGACCGGCTGGTGGACTCCGGGAAGTCCGTCATCGTGATCGAACACCACCAGGCGGTCATGGCGCACGCCGACTGGATCATCGACCTGGGCCCCGGCGCCGGTCACGACGGCGGCAGGCTCGTCTTCGAGGGCACCCCCGACGACCTGGTCGCGGACCGCTCCACCCTCACGGGCGAGCACCTCGCGGCCTACGTGGGAGCCTGAGGCAGCGAGTCGACGGCGGCCGCCCCGCCCGCGACGTCCGGAGCCGTCGGAGCCCCTGGTGTCTCCGGCATCTGCGGTGTATTCGGGAAGGCGGGGTGGCCGCAGAGGCGGCGTACGTACTCCCGGAGCCGGGCGCGGTCGCCGAGGGCGTCGACCGGGCCGAGATGGACGAGCGCCACCCACAGGTCCACATCCCCGGCCGTCAGCTGCTCGCCCAGCGCGTAGGGGCGCCGGGCGAGGGACCGGTCCAGGAGGTCCAGGGCCGCAGAGCGCTCCGAGGACCCCGCGTGCGGGGTGACGTCCCGGTCCAGCAGCTCGCGCAGGGCCTCGATGCCGTCGGCGAGCTCCGGCGGGCGCAGCGCCGAGGGACAGGCCTCGTCATGGCCGGAGAGCAGGCCTGCCAGATCGCGGAGTATGTCGGGCGTGTGGTTGCTGACGATGCGTCCGCTCCAGCGGTCGCACAGCGCGGGCGCGGTCAGCGGCCCGTCGTAGTGGTGCAGCGTGGCCTCGTACGCGCCGCGCAGCGAGGCGTACGCCTCGGGTGTCCCGGCGGGGTGCCCCAGGAACGTGGTGGCGACCGAGTCCCGGAGACCGAGCAGGCCGAGGGTGATCGAGATACGCAGCGAGCGCGGACAGCCCGCCGACAGGAACAGCTCGTAGCGGTGCGGAGCGGGATAGAAGCCGCCGGCCAGACCGACGCCGATACGGCTGTGGATACGGGAGGAGGGTACGGCGATCTTGGGACGGGGATGCGTGGCGCACGGACTCGGGCCGGATGAGATCGAGCCGCACGTGAGGGAGTTGCCTGTGCTGGAACTGCGCGAAGCTGTCTCGGGCATGACACTCCTGTGGAGATCCCGGTGGGAACGAGGTAGCCGCCGCCTTGTGGGCACCAGCGGCCGGATGGGGAACGGCTGCGCTCGCGCACCGGTCCGAATCACGACAGCGCGGGCGTGCACGCGTCATCGAGACCGTGCGGACCTGTACGCGTCATCGTGACAGCGCGGACCTGTGCGCGTCGTCGCGAACCGTGCGGACCTGTACGCGTCCGGTGTTCCGGGCTAGTAAGCGCTGGAGACACGCAGCAGGTCGATGTGCAGGCGCCTCGTCAAGCCGTTCCTGGACATGTCCCACCCGTCCCGACTCCGGGGCCCGCGAGACGCGGGACCACGCTTGCCCCGCCGCACCGGCGGGACCCGGTCGTCACCCGGGGCACCCCGTCGCGGTGGAAGGGTTGCCTGCCAGCGGGCCGGGGCCGATGGACCCCGTGAGCAGGACGGATCCC includes these proteins:
- a CDS encoding glutathione S-transferase C-terminal domain-containing protein: MPETASRSSSTGNSLTCGSISSGPSPCATHPRPKIAVPSSRIHSRIGVGLAGGFYPAPHRYELFLSAGCPRSLRISITLGLLGLRDSVATTFLGHPAGTPEAYASLRGAYEATLHHYDGPLTAPALCDRWSGRIVSNHTPDILRDLAGLLSGHDEACPSALRPPELADGIEALRELLDRDVTPHAGSSERSAALDLLDRSLARRPYALGEQLTAGDVDLWVALVHLGPVDALGDRARLREYVRRLCGHPAFPNTPQMPETPGAPTAPDVAGGAAAVDSLPQAPT